A region from the Rosa rugosa chromosome 6, drRosRugo1.1, whole genome shotgun sequence genome encodes:
- the LOC133716812 gene encoding acetylajmalan esterase-like, with product MATKACLFFMLSSLFLLWKLKVSSSFLLRNLSNAASLKVCNLEAIYQFGDSFSDTGNAIRENKALEATKLPYGLNLPREPNGRFSDGMLVIDFEAQAAGLPFLKPYLDREAKDYHNGKNFAVSSASVLPKGVLKEKSIFFPETMTNITLHKQVDWMATYFNETPYFSKDRAEKLKRSLFFIGPMAHGDYMYSMDLSRKSSEWVKSNLVPDIVQTIKEAATRVIAFGAVKVVIPGIYAFGCFKAPGYNVSLCDQGKNSVATTHNDLLRRAIEELKKQHPNVTIVYADYYSAFMSFFPKALSLGFEPANKPCCFGTHKNGPGHGFNPDNMCGKPGVQACATPAKRINWDGSHMTQHAYKLIADLIIPDIAAKLKCSA from the exons ATGGCAACCAAAGCATGCCTATTTTTCATGCTTAGCTCCTTGTTTCTTCTTTGGAAGTTAAAAGTTAGCTCCTCGTTTCTTCTTCGGAATTTAAGCAATGCAGCATCATTGAAAGTTTGTAACTTGGAAGCCATATATCAATTTGGGGATTCTTTCTCCGACACCGGAAATGCGATACGTGAAAACAAAGCTCTAGAGGCTACTAAGCTCCCTTATGGCTTAAATCTTCCCAGGGAACCAAACGGTCGATTTTCCGACGGGATGTTGGTTATAGATTTTGAAG CACAAGCAGCTGGGCTTCCATTTCTTAAGCCATATTTGGATCGGGAAGCGAAAGATTACCACAACGGAAAGAACTTTGCTGTTAGTTCTGCTAGCGTTTTGCCAAAAGGTGTTCTTAAAGAGAAATCAATATTCTTCCCAGAAACAATGACAAACATTACGCTACATAAGCAAGTGGATTGGATGGCCACTTACTTCAATGAAACCCCCTATTTTAGTAAAG ACCGCGCAGAGAAGCTTAAGAGGTCACTCTTTTTCATCGGACCAATGGCACATGGTGATTATATGTATTCAATGGACTTGAGTCGTAAATCTTCAGAATGGGTAAAGAGCAATTTGGTTCCAGATATCGTCCAAACCATCAAGGAAGCTGCCACA aGGGTCATTGCTTTTGGTGCTGTGAAAGTGGTCATCCCAGGAATATACGCATTTGGTTGTTTTAAAGCTCCAGGTTATAATGTATCGCTATGCGACCAGGGCAAAAATAGTGTTGCAACCACTCACAACGATCTGCTTCGGAGAGCAATTGAGGAGTTAAAGAAACAACACCCTAATGTGACTATTGTATATGCAGATTATTACAGTGCATTCATGTCCTTCTTCCCCAAGGCACTTAGTCTAGGGTTTGAACCTGCGAACAAGCCATGCTGTTTCGGTACACACAAAAATGGTCCAGGACATGGTTTTAACCCGGATAACATGTGTGGAAAGCCTGGAGTACAAGCTTGTGCTACCCCTGCGAAACGAATCAACTGGGATGGTAGTCATATGACGCAACATGCATACAAGTTAATAGCAGATTTGATAATTCCTGACATCGCAGCCAAGCTTAAATGCAGTGCATAA